The following coding sequences are from one Cygnus olor isolate bCygOlo1 chromosome 2, bCygOlo1.pri.v2, whole genome shotgun sequence window:
- the TMEM70 gene encoding transmembrane protein 70, mitochondrial produces the protein MLLLRAAACCRRAASGPAWLRGAAAHRGPAAACRRRDSAGGRQVTSFHALAVRSLSTSAPPDHPEHGRLVYKGNLAKAVFGVRFFSYSTSVFNLFMVPYIMLKTGIGFDSLLIQAAFYGLIGFFTFVTPVTLHILTKGYVIRLYYKEEMDTYTAITYNAILTEKVTVFHQKDVKIPDITKMFTTFYAKTKSMLVNPLLFQNPEDFNRLMGYDKSLYFDFEEEKENSESK, from the exons ATGCTGCTGCTCCGAGCTGCCGCCTGCTGCCGCCGGGCCGCCTCCGGCCCCGCCTGGCTGCGGGGGGCCGCCGCTCACCGAGGGCCGGCCGCCGCCTGCCGCCGCCGGGACAGCGCGGGGGGGCGGCAG GTTACGTCTTTTCATGCGCTGGCTGTTCGCAGCCTCAGCACATCCGCCCCTCCTGACCACCCGGAACATGGAAGATTAGTTTATAAAGGAAACTTGGCAAAGGCGGTGTTTG GTGTGAGGTTTTTCTCTTACTCCACCAGCGTATTCAACCTGTTCATGGTGCCCTACATCATGCTCAAAACTGGCATTGGATTTGATAGTCTGCTTATACAAGCTGCATTTTATGGGTTGATAGGGTTTTTTACATTTGTAACGCCAGTCACTTTGCATATCCTTACAAAAGGCTATGTGATTCGACTCTATTACAAAGAGGAAATGGACACCTATACAGCTATTACGTACAATGCAATCTTGACAGAAAAAGTGACTGTCTTCCATCAGAAAGATGTGAAGATTCCAGACATCACCAAGATGTTTACAACGTTTTATGCTAAAACTAAATCAATGCTTGTTAATCCGCTGCTTTTCCAGAATCCTGAGGATTTTAACCGTCTCATGGGCTATGACAAATCcttatattttgattttgaggaggaaaaggaaaacagtgaaagTAAATAA